The DNA sequence CCAGAGCGCCAATCAACAGCGAAAAGATCAGCAACCCCAAATTGCCGAATGTACCTGCCATTCCGGCGACGGTCGCGACTTCGTTTTTCCGAAACAGGTCGGATGACATGGTGATGACCGTCACCGAAAGCGTCTGGTGCGCGAAACCCGCCACACACAGCAAGGCAAGGGCGGCGTAAGGACTTTTGACAATCCCGACAAAGCCAACTCCAAGCATGATCGCCGCCCCCACGGTAAAGGCCGCACGACGAGCATTGATGACGGTAATATTCCAACGTTTTTGCAGCCACAGGCTGAACCATCCGCCGAACAGGCAGCCGATGTCCGCCGCCAGAAACGGCAACCACGCAAACAACGCAATTTTCTTCAAATCCCAGCCGCGCGTTTGCATCAGGTACAGCGGCATCCAAAACGTCAGCGTCCCCCAGGTCGGATCGGCTAAAAACCGCGGCAAGGCAATGCCCCAGAAATTTCTTTGTTGCAGCAGTGACCAGATCGAAGGTCGTGTGCCGTCGTGCCGTAAATGCTCTTCCTGTCCGGCGGCGATGTATTCGGCTTCTTCGGCGGACAGCGATTTGTGTTTTTCGGGCGATTCGTAAAGCCACAACCACGCGGCAACCCAAACCAGGCCGAGCGCGCCGGTAATGACAAACGCTATTTGCCAGTTGTAAACCAGAATCGCCCATCCCACGAGTGGCGGCGCGAGCATCGAACCGAACGAAGCGCCAATGTTGTACACACCTCCGGCCAATCCACGCTCTCTGGCCGGGAACCATTCCGAAGTCGCTTTCATTCCCGCCGGGTTCGCGGAACCTTCGACCAATCCCAACAATCCGCGCAACCCCGCCAATATCTGCCAATTGTTTGCGAACCCGTGCGCCATGCTGATGAACGACCACGCAATGGCAAATAGCGCATATCCGGCTTTCAACCCAATGACATCCAACACATAACCGCACAACGGTTGCAGCATAATCGCGCCTTGAAACGCACCGACAATCCACGAGTAATGCTGTTCGTCAATGCCGAGTTGCGTTTTCAGCGTCCCGGCGGCAACTGAAAGTGTGTTGCGCGTGAGGTAGTTGATGATCGAGCCGAGCATGATCAACCCGATCATCCACCAACGGAGTCCTTTGATTTTGGGCATCAGGAAATCATTCCTTTATTTTGAATTTTGTAGTGCTGACGGAAGCGCAACGGTTTTGACAAAGCAGGCGGCAAAGAAAACTCTTCAATCAAGCGAATGATTCAACTCGCAACTGGATTACTGCCGACCACGCTGGTTATCCAAATATGGTTGTTGCAGAAAGTCAGGCGGTTGCGGCGGAGTCAGCCGTGTTCCTTTGCTCACTGCCCAATGCGCCAGCCGATCCGATGTCGGTTGATAGTTTTCCGGCCATTGATAAATCGGGTCTTGCAACGCCTGCTCGACGGAGATGAATTTGTACCCTTTGCGTTTGAGCATTGTCGCCAGCGCGTCCAGGTTTTCTGCCGTCAGCTCATTCGCGTGCAGCAACAAAATGTGTTTGATCGGGCGACCGAATAACTCCTGTGCGACCTGATCGCAGTAATCGAACTTCCGCTCAGCGAATTTCACGTACTCTTCCGATACGCGCCGGACGGCTTCCGCATCACTCTGCCCACGGGCTTTCTCGAACGCCGAGACAATCATCCAATCCAGAATATCAATCGTTACCGGCGCAGTCTTGTAACCGCGTGCGGCGATAAACTCTTCAAAGGCCTTTTCGTCTTCAGCGGTTTTACCCATTTGCAGGAACGGGTGTCGAAAATAGCGCGGTTTGTTGGGTTTCATCAGCAAGCGCGTCACGGCTTCGCCACGCACAAAATCGTCTTCGTAATCCGCCAGCTTCGCATTTGCAAAGCCCAG is a window from the Acidobacteriota bacterium genome containing:
- a CDS encoding MFS transporter encodes the protein MPKIKGLRWWMIGLIMLGSIINYLTRNTLSVAAGTLKTQLGIDEQHYSWIVGAFQGAIMLQPLCGYVLDVIGLKAGYALFAIAWSFISMAHGFANNWQILAGLRGLLGLVEGSANPAGMKATSEWFPARERGLAGGVYNIGASFGSMLAPPLVGWAILVYNWQIAFVITGALGLVWVAAWLWLYESPEKHKSLSAEEAEYIAAGQEEHLRHDGTRPSIWSLLQQRNFWGIALPRFLADPTWGTLTFWMPLYLMQTRGWDLKKIALFAWLPFLAADIGCLFGGWFSLWLQKRWNITVINARRAAFTVGAAIMLGVGFVGIVKSPYAALALLCVAGFAHQTLSVTVITMSSDLFRKNEVATVAGMAGTFGNLGLLIFSLLIGALVAKIGYNPFFICLGLLDIVGAVILWTVVKERIEKTA
- a CDS encoding polysaccharide deacetylase family protein produces the protein MPILKRLFLLVWMLIFCGAGVCAQTREVAITIDDLPLNGAQFDPARIRRMTENFLAAIKKHQMPVVGFVNESLLYRTGETDARLAILKLWIEGGIELGNHTFSHLGFANAKLADYEDDFVRGEAVTRLLMKPNKPRYFRHPFLQMGKTAEDEKAFEEFIAARGYKTAPVTIDILDWMIVSAFEKARGQSDAEAVRRVSEEYVKFAERKFDYCDQVAQELFGRPIKHILLLHANELTAENLDALATMLKRKGYKFISVEQALQDPIYQWPENYQPTSDRLAHWAVSKGTRLTPPQPPDFLQQPYLDNQRGRQ